One region of Eulemur rufifrons isolate Redbay chromosome 1, OSU_ERuf_1, whole genome shotgun sequence genomic DNA includes:
- the NANOGNB gene encoding LOW QUALITY PROTEIN: NANOG neighbor homeobox (The sequence of the model RefSeq protein was modified relative to this genomic sequence to represent the inferred CDS: substituted 1 base at 1 genomic stop codon), with amino-acid sequence PLHSSLDNRVKPXLKKKKKEKTKRKKCLLDIEKEIPRWKKRARWLTPVILALWEAEVG; translated from the exons ccactgcactccagcctggataacagagtaaaaccctgactcaaaaaaaaaaaaaaagaaaaaacaaaaagaaaaaaatgtctattagacatagaaaaggaaataccAAGATGGA AGAAG cgggcgcggtggctcacgcctgtaatcctagcactctgggaggctgaggtgggc